A region from the Pseudomonas cucumis genome encodes:
- a CDS encoding ABC transporter ATP-binding protein yields MPVLTRFASLLDQARRALLLVWGTSRGLFLGLVLATLIAGVLPALAAWLGQRIVDAVVTAMQLHAQQGSAPLWPVVRYVLFEAGVLALLSGTQRALSVQQSLLRVQLGQKVNTMILEKAQTLSLVQFENSEFYDKLVRVRREASTRPLALVMKSLGLIQNLIVLISFGVLLVHFSPWALVLLVVGALPVFFAEAHFSGDAFRLFTRRAPESRQQNYIETLLSHEGYIKEVKLFGFAPLLLKRYRDTFARLYAEDRRLTLRRDGWGFVLGLLGTAAFYVAYAWVVVDTVHGHITLGQMTMYLVLFKQGQAAVSSSLSAISGLYEDGLYLSSLYEYLAEPVIADNGSLTMGAVPGDGLRFENVGFRYPGASRDALLGIDLHLMPGHSVALVGENGSGKTTLIKLLTRLYRPDQGRILLDGSDLQSWDEEVLRRRIGVIFQDYIRYQLSVGENIGVGDTLAFRDEARWQLAAAEGMAAPFIERLDRGYATQLGRWFAGGQELSGGQWQKIALSRAYMRRDADILILDEPTSALDPAAEAAVFEHFSQHTEGRMTLLISHRFSSVRNADHIIVLDQGSILERGDHDSLVAAGGRYAQLFNVQARGYR; encoded by the coding sequence ATGCCCGTCCTGACCCGCTTCGCCTCTTTGCTCGACCAGGCGAGACGTGCCTTGTTGCTGGTCTGGGGAACATCCCGTGGGCTGTTTCTGGGGCTGGTACTGGCGACCCTCATCGCCGGTGTGCTGCCGGCGCTGGCGGCCTGGCTGGGGCAGCGGATTGTCGACGCCGTTGTCACCGCCATGCAGTTGCACGCCCAGCAGGGCAGTGCGCCGTTATGGCCGGTTGTGCGGTATGTGCTGTTTGAGGCAGGCGTGCTTGCGTTGCTATCCGGAACACAGCGTGCATTGTCGGTTCAGCAATCGCTGTTGCGGGTGCAGTTGGGGCAGAAGGTCAACACGATGATTTTGGAGAAAGCCCAGACGTTATCGTTGGTGCAGTTCGAGAATTCCGAGTTCTACGACAAGCTGGTACGGGTGCGGCGCGAGGCATCGACCCGGCCGCTGGCGCTGGTGATGAAGTCGCTGGGGCTGATCCAGAACCTGATCGTGTTGATCAGCTTTGGTGTGTTGCTGGTGCATTTTTCGCCGTGGGCACTGGTGTTGCTGGTGGTTGGGGCGTTACCGGTGTTCTTTGCCGAAGCGCACTTCTCCGGGGATGCCTTTCGCCTGTTCACGCGCCGGGCGCCGGAGAGTCGGCAGCAGAATTACATCGAGACGCTGCTCTCCCATGAGGGCTACATCAAAGAGGTGAAGCTGTTCGGCTTCGCGCCGCTGCTGTTGAAGCGTTATCGGGACACGTTTGCGCGTCTGTACGCCGAAGACCGGCGCCTGACGCTGCGTCGCGATGGCTGGGGTTTTGTGCTGGGATTGCTGGGTACCGCTGCGTTCTATGTGGCCTATGCCTGGGTCGTGGTCGATACCGTTCACGGCCATATCACCCTCGGCCAAATGACCATGTACCTGGTGCTGTTCAAGCAGGGGCAGGCCGCTGTGAGCAGCAGTTTGAGCGCAATCAGCGGCCTTTACGAGGATGGTCTTTACCTGTCGAGCCTCTACGAGTATTTGGCCGAGCCCGTTATTGCCGATAACGGAAGCCTTACCATGGGTGCGGTGCCCGGCGATGGTTTACGTTTCGAGAATGTCGGTTTCCGTTATCCGGGGGCGAGCCGCGACGCTTTGCTTGGCATCGATCTGCACCTGATGCCCGGGCACAGCGTTGCGCTGGTGGGGGAAAACGGTTCGGGCAAAACCACGCTGATCAAGTTGCTGACTCGGCTGTATCGTCCCGATCAGGGCCGTATTTTGCTGGACGGCAGCGATTTGCAGTCTTGGGACGAAGAGGTGCTGAGACGGCGCATCGGCGTGATTTTTCAGGACTACATTCGCTACCAATTATCGGTGGGCGAGAACATCGGCGTGGGCGATACCCTGGCGTTCCGCGATGAAGCGCGTTGGCAGCTAGCGGCCGCCGAGGGCATGGCCGCGCCCTTTATAGAGCGTCTGGATCGCGGTTACGCCACGCAATTGGGCCGGTGGTTTGCCGGTGGGCAGGAGCTGTCCGGTGGGCAATGGCAAAAGATCGCCTTGTCTCGCGCCTACATGCGCCGCGACGCCGATATTTTGATTCTGGATGAGCCCACCTCGGCCCTGGACCCGGCGGCGGAAGCGGCGGTGTTCGAGCATTTCAGTCAACACACCGAAGGCCGCATGACGTTGCTGATTTCTCACCGGTTCTCCAGCGTGCGCAATGCCGACCACATCATCGTGCTGGATCAGGGGTCGATCCTTGAGCGAGGCGATCACGACAGCCTGGTCGCGGCGGGCGGGCGTTATGCGCAGTTGTTCAACGTGCAGGCTCGTGGTTATCGGTAG
- a CDS encoding winged helix-turn-helix domain-containing protein encodes MMSTESKIENSQRGILAIGRTWRSTEKLRQLFVPNLTHVYTLDYPNPPSLDIETQTLDTVLIDVESPSILNDCLALIKKLRTNPTELAIIVAINYRSPQTKVECYLAGADHCINVPNDQDEKARLLSELFETPEWQPSVKLTLDQTCLHLYNDEYKLDLAYQEMKALDALINAEGNILHHDCMAESMGLNIKLYDSRVLEKSISRLRNKIKKHFGINIIHSVRGYGYRLLRGVVSVNQANFHS; translated from the coding sequence ATGATGAGCACTGAGAGCAAAATCGAAAATAGCCAGAGGGGTATTCTCGCTATTGGGCGCACTTGGCGCTCGACAGAGAAACTTCGACAATTATTTGTACCTAATCTCACACATGTTTATACATTAGATTATCCAAACCCGCCAAGCCTGGATATCGAAACGCAAACACTCGATACCGTACTGATCGATGTTGAAAGCCCCTCTATCCTTAATGACTGCCTGGCGCTGATCAAGAAGTTACGTACGAATCCGACAGAACTGGCCATTATCGTTGCAATCAACTATCGCTCTCCGCAAACCAAGGTTGAATGTTACTTGGCCGGAGCCGATCACTGCATCAATGTACCAAACGATCAGGATGAAAAAGCCAGGTTACTCTCAGAGTTGTTCGAAACTCCTGAATGGCAGCCCAGCGTCAAATTGACCCTGGACCAAACATGCCTGCATTTATACAACGATGAATACAAACTGGATCTGGCCTATCAGGAAATGAAAGCCCTGGATGCGCTTATTAACGCAGAAGGTAACATCCTGCACCATGACTGCATGGCCGAATCCATGGGTTTGAATATAAAACTCTACGACTCACGCGTCTTGGAGAAATCCATAAGCCGGCTTCGAAATAAAATCAAAAAACACTTTGGCATTAACATCATTCACAGTGTTCGCGGTTATGGCTATCGACTGCTTCGAGGGGTCGTATCAGTCAATCAGGCAAACTTTCACTCTTAA
- a CDS encoding undecaprenyl-phosphate glucose phosphotransferase yields the protein MVHNRINRNSISKGLTFWGQWIIAITSVNTLLFALALYQTGEIEAHYRVLAVLTLLGSVPSYSLLLVYHKQHGYLTGLGRLLLGWLLTLTGLTSIGFISKTSELFSREIILVWAVAGYCVQALLYLPLHSFSRHYHRQLHSQNNTLIIGTDQLAVNLADKLAKTEYPPLVGLISSKPNELSTNVNAHRIVGQLQELRELIRVHDVRRLYIALPLSEAKQVEALYIDLLDSNVDVVWVPDLGSMTLLNHSVSELDGLPAIHLNESPLTSYPTAALSKTMLDRSLAALALIGFSPLLLIIAVAVKISSPGPIIFKQERHGWNGKIIKVWKFRSMRLHDDHQVRQAGREDPRITPVGRFIRRTSIDELPQFFNVLQGHMALVGPRPHAIAHNDYYTGKIQAYMARHRIKPGITGLAQISGCRGETETLDKMQKRVEIDLNYINNWSLWLDIKILIKTPFTLFSKDIY from the coding sequence ATGGTACATAATCGTATTAATCGAAACAGCATATCCAAAGGACTGACCTTCTGGGGGCAATGGATAATTGCCATCACTTCGGTCAACACGCTGTTATTTGCTCTGGCGCTCTATCAGACAGGAGAAATAGAAGCTCATTATCGTGTGTTGGCGGTGCTTACTCTCTTGGGTTCCGTCCCCTCCTACTCCCTGCTGCTGGTTTATCACAAGCAGCATGGTTACCTCACCGGCCTGGGTCGACTGCTGCTGGGGTGGCTGCTGACGCTGACCGGACTGACCAGCATCGGCTTTATCAGCAAAACCAGCGAGTTGTTCTCCCGGGAGATCATCCTGGTCTGGGCTGTGGCCGGTTATTGCGTACAGGCCTTGCTGTACCTGCCTTTGCACAGTTTTTCCAGGCATTACCATCGGCAATTGCATAGCCAAAACAACACCCTGATTATCGGCACCGACCAACTGGCGGTGAATCTGGCAGACAAACTGGCCAAAACTGAATATCCGCCGCTGGTCGGCCTGATCAGCTCAAAACCCAACGAACTGTCTACCAACGTCAATGCCCACAGAATCGTGGGTCAGTTGCAGGAACTGCGCGAGCTGATCCGGGTGCATGATGTCCGGCGGTTGTACATCGCACTGCCCTTGAGCGAAGCCAAACAGGTCGAAGCGCTGTACATCGACCTTCTCGACTCGAATGTCGATGTGGTCTGGGTTCCCGACCTGGGCAGCATGACGTTGCTCAATCATTCCGTCAGCGAACTGGATGGCCTGCCCGCCATCCACCTCAATGAAAGCCCGCTGACCAGTTACCCGACAGCGGCGCTGAGCAAAACAATGCTGGACAGAAGCCTCGCCGCCCTGGCGCTGATCGGCTTCAGTCCGCTGCTTCTGATAATCGCCGTCGCGGTGAAGATCTCCTCCCCAGGCCCGATTATCTTCAAACAGGAGCGCCATGGCTGGAACGGCAAGATCATCAAGGTCTGGAAGTTCCGCTCCATGCGCCTGCACGACGACCATCAGGTACGCCAAGCCGGTCGTGAAGACCCGCGCATTACTCCGGTCGGCCGTTTCATACGACGCACCTCCATTGATGAGTTGCCGCAGTTCTTCAACGTGCTGCAAGGCCATATGGCGCTGGTCGGGCCGCGGCCCCATGCGATCGCCCATAACGACTACTACACCGGAAAGATTCAGGCTTACATGGCCCGCCATCGAATCAAACCGGGCATCACCGGGCTGGCCCAGATCAGCGGCTGCCGTGGCGAAACCGAGACCCTCGACAAGATGCAAAAGCGGGTGGAGATTGACCTCAACTACATCAACAACTGGTCGTTGTGGCTCGACATCAAGATCCTGATCAAGACCCCCTTCACGCTCTTTTCCAAGGACATTTATTAA
- a CDS encoding pirin family protein, whose translation MLTLRKASDRGAANHGWLKSFHTFSFANYRNPREQGFSDLLVINDDRVAAGKGFGQHPHRDMEIFSYVLEGALEHKDTLGTGSVIRPGDVQLMSAGSGVAHSEYNHSTTRPVHFLQIWIVPDVSGAKPRYQQEHFSPQKKRGRLQLIISPDGANGSLKVRQDARVYAGLIDGKESATLELAPDRYAYVHVARGSVELNGIQLQEGDGVRVREEQVLTLSNGVDAEVLVFDLRPQELPEMP comes from the coding sequence ATGCTGACCCTTCGTAAAGCTTCGGATCGCGGCGCGGCCAATCACGGTTGGTTGAAGTCGTTCCATACCTTCTCCTTCGCCAATTACCGCAACCCGCGGGAGCAGGGTTTTTCCGACCTGCTGGTGATCAACGACGACCGCGTGGCGGCCGGCAAAGGCTTTGGCCAGCACCCGCACCGCGACATGGAGATTTTTTCCTATGTGCTCGAAGGTGCGCTGGAACACAAGGACACCTTGGGCACCGGCTCGGTGATCCGCCCCGGTGACGTGCAGTTGATGAGCGCCGGCAGCGGCGTTGCACACAGTGAATACAATCACTCCACAACACGCCCGGTGCACTTCCTGCAAATCTGGATCGTGCCGGACGTCAGCGGCGCCAAACCGCGCTACCAGCAAGAGCACTTCAGCCCGCAGAAAAAACGCGGACGCTTGCAACTGATCATCTCCCCTGACGGGGCCAACGGTTCGCTGAAAGTTCGACAGGATGCGCGGGTGTACGCCGGCCTGATCGACGGCAAGGAAAGCGCCACGCTGGAACTGGCCCCCGATCGCTACGCCTACGTGCATGTGGCGCGCGGCAGTGTTGAACTCAATGGCATACAGTTACAGGAAGGCGATGGTGTGCGGGTTCGCGAAGAACAGGTTCTGACCTTGAGCAACGGCGTGGATGCCGAGGTGCTGGTGTTTGATTTGCGGCCGCAAGAGTTGCCGGAAATGCCTTGA
- a CDS encoding winged helix-turn-helix domain-containing protein translates to MNTPNNSFLIFTRDQLARQAIESLLVQRLYLSFEIESGKLSSERIRKSRFTHILLDQADISLSDVSFIRKNQKDAEIILITPNSEPSELHHFSHFGVDGFLKKPVADEEFISAVSRVKESQGNPDIWWFNADDRTLVKEDITISLTGTESLMLTQLVLSDRRVLSKNDLILRIDKDPDQYSGLEMCLSRLQKKFKTAANGERLIRSVRNRGYCLAQRIRVAY, encoded by the coding sequence GTGAATACTCCGAATAACAGCTTTCTGATTTTCACCCGCGACCAACTGGCACGACAAGCAATCGAGTCGCTTCTCGTGCAACGCCTGTATTTATCCTTTGAAATCGAGTCAGGTAAACTCAGCAGCGAACGCATCCGAAAGAGTCGATTCACGCACATCCTGCTCGACCAGGCGGACATATCGCTGAGCGATGTCAGTTTCATCCGTAAAAATCAAAAAGATGCGGAAATCATCCTCATAACCCCAAACTCTGAACCTTCGGAACTCCATCACTTTTCGCACTTCGGTGTGGATGGCTTTCTCAAGAAACCAGTGGCCGACGAAGAGTTCATCTCGGCAGTCAGTCGGGTTAAAGAGTCTCAGGGCAATCCTGATATCTGGTGGTTTAATGCTGACGATCGAACATTGGTCAAAGAAGATATCACTATTTCATTGACCGGTACCGAATCGTTAATGCTTACCCAACTGGTCCTCAGCGATCGACGGGTACTCAGCAAAAATGATCTTATTCTACGCATTGATAAAGACCCGGACCAATATAGCGGACTTGAAATGTGCCTGAGCCGGCTGCAGAAAAAGTTCAAGACTGCTGCTAATGGCGAACGACTGATCCGCTCGGTCAGAAACCGCGGTTACTGTTTGGCACAAAGGATAAGAGTCGCTTACTAG
- a CDS encoding EAL domain-containing protein, with product MEPGRQPIVHENFALVFFRQSILKRNDELFGSEIYAKATKQEAPLNKGYQQLHSDHPLATYYEVLTRIQLNALSQIEAMPSHSAPAPNKLFVTMNQYALLDKALIKEMNDAQAILKKHEQQLIPSINSNSLLSFNLKEKRTIINHIHLLKDNGIEIAFDGYDLSDDSTEKLISLALFDYIKVDLTKSNFDIMVENSQDFFNRSYDCLSGMIHDSKIKFVADRVEHKALHTLARSMPFDFFQGRYYSPTELI from the coding sequence ATGGAGCCCGGCAGGCAACCTATAGTGCACGAAAACTTCGCATTGGTATTCTTCAGGCAATCGATTCTGAAACGAAACGATGAACTGTTCGGCAGCGAAATTTACGCCAAGGCAACCAAACAGGAGGCACCTCTGAACAAGGGGTATCAGCAGCTGCATTCCGATCATCCACTGGCGACTTATTACGAAGTCCTGACTCGGATCCAATTGAATGCCCTCTCACAGATTGAGGCCATGCCTTCCCATTCCGCCCCGGCGCCAAACAAGCTGTTCGTGACCATGAATCAATATGCTTTATTGGATAAAGCGCTTATCAAGGAAATGAACGATGCTCAAGCGATACTCAAAAAGCATGAGCAACAGCTAATCCCCAGTATTAACAGCAATTCGCTCCTGTCGTTCAACCTGAAAGAAAAAAGAACCATTATCAATCACATCCACCTACTAAAAGACAATGGGATCGAGATCGCTTTCGATGGCTATGATTTAAGCGACGACAGCACCGAAAAACTGATCAGCCTGGCGCTGTTCGATTACATAAAAGTGGACCTGACCAAATCCAACTTCGACATCATGGTCGAAAACAGCCAGGACTTTTTCAACAGGTCTTATGACTGCCTGAGCGGCATGATCCATGACAGCAAGATCAAATTCGTGGCGGATCGGGTGGAGCACAAAGCACTACACACACTGGCTCGCAGCATGCCCTTCGACTTTTTTCAGGGGAGGTACTACTCGCCGACCGAGCTTATTTAA